The following proteins come from a genomic window of Coffea arabica cultivar ET-39 chromosome 11c, Coffea Arabica ET-39 HiFi, whole genome shotgun sequence:
- the LOC113715425 gene encoding protein ACCELERATED CELL DEATH 6-like — protein sequence MDPELYTAAHLGDWVLMKRFSGNFYSQKTSTGNTVLHVLAQFCDSAEVARHILAGHCCLLMKKNVHGETALHLAARKGHLGIVRALIASARHQYPHSGFRFPGFDGCKRMLRMANVDGNTALHEAVRNNFYEVAKLLVQEDPEFHYRPNYAMETPLYLAVEKGYHDIAVLILVTCKSSSYLGPGNRTALHAAAIRNSPEVELVLQKLPNLTKKVDKFGWNALHYAAKFNHQGVVRQLLSKYKFMAYVTANNDDSMTALHIAVTQGHVAVIKELLLHCPDCWERITYKRQNILHLAVKYEQREVLEFFLQYSWASELINQKDSKGNTPLHLYVATKNLDGNSLVNHPCVDISAFDNSNSTVLDNILHSRELTGRQVLIKEELERAGASPGYRNVGTVKKNLGAPKTEEPEKLESLAGTYLIVATLIATVTFTAGFTIPGGYNDSESPNKGLAVLGNKAIFITFVISDSLAIMISVHAVLHLILLLQSNNHKFKLAMLHGGRASIFMAMILMMIAFLTGLSSVLPMLHIKILLCVLAAIYCYHIPLDLVQFLRNTRCSRYVTMFRHTEADYSWYIGPFRVWVQDLTEEDEFW from the exons ATGGATCCTGAATTGTATACAGCAGCGCATTTAGGTGATTGGGTTCTAATGAAAAGGTTTTCTGGGAACTTCTATTCTCAGAAGACTTCGACTGGAAACACAGTCCTCCACGTATTAGCCCAGTTTTGTGACTCTGCAGAGGTAGCGCGACATATCCTTGCAGGACATTGCTGTCTGCTAATGAAAAAGAATGTTCATGGCGAAACAGCACTTCATTTGGCAGCTAGAAAGGGGCACCTGGGCATTGTTCGAGCACTTATTGCATCTGCAAGACATCAATATCCTCATTCAGGATTTCGATTTCCGGGTTTTGACGGATGCAAGAGGATGCTGAGGATGGCTAATGTGGATGGCAACACAGCTTTACATGAGGCAGTTAGGAACAACTTCTATGAGGTTGCCAAATTGTTGGTTCAAGAAGATCCTGAGTTTCATTATCGCCCCAATTATGCTATGGAGACTCCTCTGTATCTAGCAGTAGAGAAGGGATATCATGATATCGCTGTTCTGATTTTGGTGACTTGCAAGTCTTCATCTTATCTCGGCCCCGGTAACAGAACTGCCCTGCACGCTGCAGCTATACGGAATTCGCCAG AAGTGGAACTGGTTTTACAGAAGCTGCCAAATCTTACAAAGAAAGTCGACAAATTTGGATGGAATGCACTTCATTATGCTGCTAAATTTAATCATCAAGGAGTAGTAAGACAATTATTGTCTAAATACAAGTTCATGGCCTATGTTACTGCCAATAATGACGACTCAATGACTGCTTTACATATTGCGGTGACTCAAGGACATGTAGCTGTCATAAAAGAGCTTTTATTGCATTGCCCAGATTGTTGGGAGAGGATCACATATAAACGCCAGAACATCCTTCATCTTGCTGTAAAATATGAACAAAGAGAAGTGTTGGAATTTTTCTTACAGTATTCTTGGGCTTCTGAACTCATCAACCAAAAGGATTCTAAAGGAAACACTCCTCTCCACCTGTATGTTGCCACCAAAAACTTAGATGGTAATAGCCTTGTAAATCACCCTTGTGTTGATATCAGTGCTTTCGACAATTCCAATTCCACTGTTCTTGACAACATACTTCACAGCCGTGAGCTTACTGGAAGACAG GTTTTGATCAAGGAAGAGTTGGAGCGAGCAGGTGCTAGTCCAGGTTATCGAAATGTTGGTACTGTGAAGAAGAATTTAGGAGCACCAAAAACCGAAGAACCAGAAAAACTGGAAAGTTTGGCTGGGACTTACTTGATTGTGGCTACACTGATTGCAACAGTCACTTTCACGGCAGGTTTTACCATCCCAGGTGGATACAATGATAGTGAGAGTCCAAACAAAGGGCTGGCGGTTCTAGGAAACAAAGCAATTTTTATAACATTTGTTATTTCAGATTCCTTGGCAATAATGATCTCCGTTCATGCAGTCCTCCATCTAATTTTGCTCTTGCAAAGCAACAACCACAAGTTCAAGTTAGCTATGCTCCACGGAGGTAGGGCTTCAATTTTCATGGCCATGATCCTGATGATGATAGCATTTCTGACGGGCTTGTCTTCTGTGTTACCAATGCTGCATATCAAGATTCTGTTGTGCGTCCTTGCTGCTATATATTGCTATCATATACCTTTGGACCTCGTTCAGTTTTTAAGGAACACTAGGTGTAGTAGATATGTAACTATGTTTAGACATACCGAGGCTGATTATTCTTGGTATATAGGTCCATTCAGAGTTTGGGTTCAAGATTTGACTGAAGAGGATGAGTTTTGGTAG
- the LOC113715422 gene encoding ankyrin repeat-containing protein At2g01680-like, which translates to MDSKSFRFITHQSFFTAVREEDLEALKNIISDDGPDPSSLIALQNDAGETAVYIAAENNFVEVFNYLISFCDLQTVLIKSKADMNAFHVAAARGHSGIVQKFLSLWPELCRACNSSNTSPLYSAATHGHLDVVNAILDADVSSMLIVRKNGKTALHTVARYGLLPIVKVLIERDPGIVSIKDKKGQTALHMAAKGQDTSVLEDLLDADHSILNERDKKGNTAVHIATRKVRSQVVGFLLTYTSIEVNVINNQQETAMDIADKLQYGESALEIKEALLEAGAKHARHVGQVDVTIELKRAVSDIKHEVHSQLIQNEKTQRRVSGIAKELKKIHREAVQNTINSVTVAAVLFASIAFLAIFNLPGQYMTDGPEAGKALISGTVGFRVFCLLNATSLFISLAVVVVQITLVAWDTRSQKLIVSIVNKLMWAACMSTCGAYLAIAFVVVGRKSSWMAITITVVGLPILGGTLVSMSYFVFRQHFGVFGNDSQRRIRRASGSKSFSWSYSANISDLDDYNSDERIYAL; encoded by the exons ATGGACTCGAAGTCCTTTAGGTTCATAACCCACCAATCATTTTTCACTGCCGTGAGGGAAGAGGACCTTGAGGCCCTCAAGAACATCATATCAGATGATGGGCCGGATCCATCTTCCTTAATTGCCTTGCAAAATGATGCAGGGGAGACTGCTGTATACATAGCTGCGGAGAATAATTTTGTGGAGGTTTTTAACTATTTGATCAGCTTTTGTGATCTGCAGACTGTTCTGATCAAGTCTAAAGCTGATATGAATGCTTTCCATGTTGCTGCTGCTCGTGGACACTCAG GAATTGTCCAGAAATTTTTGAGCTTGTGGCCTGAGCTTTGTAGAGCTTGTAATTCTTCAAACACAAGCCCTCTTTACTCAGCTGCTACCCATGGCCATCTAGATGTAGTTAATGCTATATTAGATGCAGATGTGAGCTCCATGCTTATTGTGCGGAAGAATGGCAAAACAGCATTACACACCGTTGCACGATATGGCCTTCTCCCTATTGTGAAAGTTCTAATAGAAAGAGATCCAGGGATTGTGTCCATAAAGGACAAGAAGGGCCAAACTGCACTGCATATGGCTGCAAAAGGTCAGGATACTTCAGTTTTGGAGGATCTATTGGATGCTGATCATTCTATACTGAATGAACGTGATAAAAAGGGCAATACAGCTGTGCATATAGCTACTCGGAAAGTCCGTTCTCAG GTGGTAGGCTTCTTGCTGACATACACATCCATTGAAGTCAATGTGATCAACAATCAACAAGAAACTGCGATGGACATTGCTGACAAACTCCAATACGGAGAATCAGCATTGGAGATCAAAGAAGCTCTGTTAGAGGCTGGTGCCAAACATGCAAGGCATGTTGGTCAAGTTGATGTAACAATAGAACTCAAAAGGGCTGTGAGTGATATTAAGCATGAGGTGCACTCTCAGTTAATACAGAATGAGAAGACTCAGAGGCGAGTTTCAGGCATCGCCAAAGAACTCAAGAAAATTCATAGAGAGGCTGTTCAAAATACCATCAACTCTGTAACAGTGGCTGCTGTTCTTTTCGCCTCCATAGCTTTCTTGGCTATATTCAACTTGCCTGGCCAATATATGACAGATGGACCAGAAGCAGGAAAGGCATTGATCTCTGGTACTGTTGGCTTCCGGGTGTTTTGCCTCCTGAATGCCACCTCTCTCTTCATTTCTCTAGCAGTAGTTGTTGTTCAGATCACTTTGGTTGCCTGGGATACTAGATCTCAGAAACTAATAGTCTCGATTGTAAATAAGCTGATGTGGGCTGCCTGTATGAGCACCTGTGGAGCATATTTAGCTATAGCTTTTGTGGTAGTGGGAAGGAAGAGCTCTTGGATGGCTATAACAATCACAGTGGTGGGTTTACCCATTCTGGGTGGGACGCTGGTTAGCATGAGCTACTTTGTTTTTCGACAGCATTTTGGAGTTTTTGGTAATGATTCTCAGAGACGGATCAGAAGGGCAAGTGGAagcaaatcattttcttggtcCTATTCGGCAAACATTTCTGATCTGGATGACTATAATTCTGATGAGAGAATCTATGCCTTGTGA
- the LOC113715765 gene encoding transcription factor IIIA-like codes for MVEEKENKRPVIFRDIRRYYCEYCGICRSKKSLISSHILSHHQEELKQKEEENGQAKDEPKMNTCEHCGVSFRKPAYLRQHMQSHSFERPFKCLVADCHASYRRKDHLTRHLLQHQGKLFECPLDSCKCGFAYQGNMKRHVKEFHYDSSSNDVTSPKQYVCTEVGCGKVFKFASKLRRHEESHVKLDTVEAFCAEPGCMKYFTNGECLKEHVRSCHQYVICETCGTRQLKKNFKRHLCSHEAGCSQSKVKCSFEGCLLSFSNKSNLNQHVKAVHLGLQPFSCRFPSCGMTFSFKHVRDNHEKSGRHVFTRGDFEESDEQFRSRPRGGRKRQYPVIETLMRKRIVPPCESDPILNEASDYLSRFFSTESEDEL; via the exons atggttgaagaaaaagagaacaaaagaCCAGTGATATTTAGGGACATAAGAAGATACTATTGTGAATATTGTGGAATATGCCGTTCCAAGAAGTCCCTCATCTCCTCTCACATCCTCTCGCATCATCAG GAGGAATTGAAGcagaaagaagaggaaaatggGCAAGCAAAAGATGAGCCAAAAATGAATACATGTGAACATTGCGGTGTTAGTTTCAGAAAGCCTGCATACTTAAGACAGCATATGCAAAGCCATTCATTTGAG AGACCTTTTAAATGTCTAGTGGCTGACTGTCATGCAAGTTATCGAAGAAAAGATCACTTGACCAGACACCTACTTCAGCATCAAGGGAAACTCTTTGAGTGTCCTCTTGATAGTTGCAAATGTGGGTTTGCTTACCAAGGAAACATGAAGCGGCATGTGAAAGAATTTCACTATGATTCTTCCTCAAATGATGTTACGAGTCCAAAGCAGTATGTGTGTACTGAAGTTGGGTGTGGAAAGGTGTTCAAATTTGCCTCCAAATTGCGAAGGCATGAGGAGTCTCATG TTAAGTTGGACACAGTGGAGGCATTTTGTGCTGAACCAGGATGTATGAAGTATTTTACAAATGGTGAATGCCTCAAGGAACATGTTCGCTCATGTCATCAGTATGTTATCTGTGAGACATGCGGGACAAGGCAGCTGAAGAAGAACTTCAAGCGGCACCTCTGCTCACATGAAGCAGGATGTTCTCAATCTAAAGTAAAATGCAGCTTTGAGGGGTGTCTTCTCTCATTCTCAAAT AAGTCGAACCTTAATCAGCATGTTAAAGCTGTGCACTTGGGGCTGCAGCCATTTTCCTGCAGATTTCCATCATGCGGCATGACATTTTCATTTAAGCATGTGAGAGATAACCATGAGAAATCCGGGCGCCATGTTTTCACTCGA GGGGATTTTGAAGAGTCTGATGAACAATTTAGATCGAGACCAAGGGGTGGCAGAAAAAGGCAGTATCCAGTTATAGAAACATTGATGAGGAAGCGCATTGTTCCACCTTGTGAATCTGATCCAATCTTGAATGAGGCGTCTGATTACCTATCGCGGTTCTTCTCAACGGAATCTGAGGATGAGCTTTGA
- the LOC113716522 gene encoding defensin Ec-AMP-D2-like: protein MRSFMRLSATVLLLLALFMASDMGPIGVAEARICESQSHRFKGPCIRKDNCAAVCQTEGFHGGRCRGFRRRCFCTKHC, encoded by the exons ATGAGGAGTTTCATGCGCTTGTCTGCAACAGTTCTTCTCCTCTTGGCGCTTTTCATGGCCTCTG ATATGGGACCAATCGGGGTGGCCGAGGCTAGGATTTGCGAGTCACAGAGCCATCGATTCAAGGGACCGTGTATCAGGAAGGACAACTGTGCTGCTGTTTGCCAGACTGAAGGGTTCCATGGTGGCCGTTGCAGGGGCTTCCGTCGCAGATGTTTCTGCACTAAACATTGCTAA